Proteins co-encoded in one Cytobacillus sp. NJ13 genomic window:
- the coaD gene encoding pantetheine-phosphate adenylyltransferase, translating into MGGIAVCPGSFDPITYGHLDIIKRAAKVFEQVYVVVLNNSSKKPLFTVEERIQLIEEVTRDLKNVKVDSFQGLLMDYAKSVNANAVIRGLRAVSDFEYEMQITSMNRVLNDEVETFFIMTNNQYSFLSSSIVKEVAKYNGDISELVPDTVEKALKNKFQ; encoded by the coding sequence ATGGGCGGCATTGCGGTTTGTCCAGGCAGCTTCGATCCAATAACTTATGGCCATCTGGATATTATTAAGAGAGCGGCAAAGGTATTTGAACAGGTTTATGTAGTTGTGTTGAATAACTCTTCAAAAAAACCTCTTTTTACTGTTGAAGAAAGAATTCAGCTGATAGAAGAAGTTACAAGGGATCTTAAAAATGTTAAAGTTGATTCGTTTCAGGGGCTGCTGATGGATTATGCAAAATCTGTTAATGCGAATGCTGTCATCCGAGGCTTGCGGGCTGTTTCTGATTTTGAATATGAAATGCAGATAACATCCATGAACAGAGTCTTAAATGATGAAGTGGAAACATTTTTTATCATGACTAATAATCAGTATTCGTTCTTAAGTTCAAGCATTGTGAAAGAAGTGGCAAAATATAATGGGGACATATCAGAACTGGTTCCTGACACTGTAGAAAAAGCTCTTAAGAACAAGTTTCAATAA
- a CDS encoding YlbD family protein: MTKTKLHPSVDKFKEFVKQNPRIIKEVRAGNKTWQELYEDWYLLGEEDSRWDSYRENKDEAQKPEEKKSDWMGSIMDTLKQMDANQMQGYISNLSQALSAVQGVISQFQGGGQKPSGGSKPSMTKPSSPFTFNKD; encoded by the coding sequence ATGACCAAAACGAAACTTCATCCCTCCGTCGATAAGTTTAAAGAGTTTGTTAAACAGAATCCGCGAATCATCAAGGAAGTCAGGGCTGGAAATAAAACGTGGCAGGAATTATATGAGGATTGGTATTTGCTTGGGGAAGAAGATTCAAGGTGGGATTCCTATAGAGAAAACAAAGATGAAGCACAAAAGCCAGAGGAGAAAAAAAGTGACTGGATGGGCAGTATTATGGATACTCTTAAGCAAATGGATGCGAATCAAATGCAGGGGTACATCAGTAATCTCAGCCAGGCGCTTTCAGCAGTGCAGGGTGTTATTTCCCAATTCCAAGGCGGCGGCCAGAAACCATCAGGAGGCTCAAAGCCAAGTATGACTAAACCAAGCAGCCCATTTACATTTAATAAGGATTAA
- a CDS encoding methylthioribose kinase, protein MIQRFIEIGEGYSDIYELIEIARANKHRLSHMAAFHTSIDKKEVASLAVILKPTDPGGFQPLYICREGIPNPKAAPNKRYELFADAAEDLNKEIIQLTVKPSVIFNEKELYFQYLIGILRLNHYIAPLQ, encoded by the coding sequence TTGATACAGCGTTTTATAGAAATTGGTGAAGGATACTCTGATATTTATGAATTAATTGAAATCGCCCGGGCAAATAAGCATCGATTGTCCCACATGGCTGCTTTCCATACGAGCATTGATAAAAAAGAAGTGGCCTCCCTGGCAGTCATACTGAAGCCGACAGACCCTGGCGGATTTCAGCCCTTATATATTTGCCGGGAAGGGATACCGAATCCAAAGGCAGCACCAAATAAACGATATGAATTATTCGCGGATGCTGCGGAAGACTTGAATAAGGAAATTATTCAGCTGACAGTAAAGCCTTCTGTTATTTTTAATGAAAAGGAATTATATTTTCAGTATTTGATTGGGATTTTAAGGCTTAATCACTATATTGCTCCGCTGCAATAA
- a CDS encoding YlbF family regulator — translation MLATLERMAILDKADELAAMITESEEAEHYRKSLYKLKNSRETQRKIQDFVKMKELYEEVQRFGKYHPEYKRVMMSIRELKRDMDMDAHVAEFRRAETGLQNLLDEVSMLIGRSVSEHIKVPAGNPFFESSCGGGCGSGGSCGCSA, via the coding sequence TTGCTTGCTACATTAGAAAGAATGGCTATTTTGGACAAAGCTGACGAACTTGCAGCGATGATTACTGAATCTGAGGAAGCGGAACATTACCGCAAAAGTTTATATAAATTAAAGAACAGCCGTGAAACACAAAGGAAGATACAGGACTTTGTCAAAATGAAAGAACTGTATGAAGAAGTTCAGCGATTTGGCAAATATCATCCTGAATACAAAAGAGTGATGATGTCCATAAGGGAGCTAAAGCGCGACATGGATATGGATGCCCATGTGGCAGAATTCAGAAGAGCCGAAACTGGCCTGCAAAACCTGCTGGATGAGGTAAGCATGCTGATAGGGCGTTCTGTTTCTGAACATATTAAAGTTCCTGCCGGCAATCCCTTCTTTGAATCAAGCTGCGGAGGAGGCTGCGGTTCTGGGGGCAGCTGTGGGTGTTCTGCTTAA
- a CDS encoding YlbE-like family protein, which produces MRKDIVEYLEQKKELKQFIREQPHWYRTLSRNPNEIQSLEVAALHYYKKTIPHQVEKFTNGVQMASMMMSMFQAMNSQSS; this is translated from the coding sequence ATGAGAAAAGATATTGTCGAGTATCTTGAACAAAAAAAGGAACTAAAGCAATTTATACGTGAGCAGCCTCATTGGTATAGAACACTGAGCAGAAATCCAAATGAAATTCAATCTCTTGAAGTGGCCGCGCTGCATTATTACAAAAAAACGATTCCCCACCAAGTTGAAAAGTTTACTAATGGAGTGCAAATGGCTTCCATGATGATGAGCATGTTTCAGGCTATGAATTCTCAATCCAGTTAG
- the rsmD gene encoding 16S rRNA (guanine(966)-N(2))-methyltransferase RsmD: MRVVSGTRKGKILKAVPGSSTRPTTDKVKEAIFNIIGPYFDGGLGLDLFAGSGGLGIEALSRGADKVIFVDRDGKAIQTIHENIRTCGFEEKVEVYRNDADRAIKAILKRDLVFDYIFLDPPYRKQQLLKLLKVIDENDLLSGQGTILCEHGSDVELPDTFGRLVQRKHENYGIISISIYSWAE, from the coding sequence ATGCGAGTGGTATCAGGAACAAGAAAAGGGAAGATATTGAAAGCTGTTCCGGGCAGTTCAACCCGTCCGACGACTGATAAAGTAAAAGAAGCTATCTTTAATATAATTGGGCCGTATTTTGACGGGGGCCTTGGCCTTGATCTATTTGCGGGCAGCGGCGGTCTTGGCATCGAAGCCCTCAGCAGAGGAGCAGACAAGGTCATTTTTGTCGATAGGGACGGAAAGGCCATCCAAACCATCCATGAAAATATTCGGACATGCGGTTTTGAAGAAAAGGTGGAAGTGTATCGAAATGATGCGGATCGTGCCATTAAGGCAATATTAAAAAGAGATCTGGTTTTCGATTATATATTTCTTGATCCGCCTTACCGCAAGCAGCAGCTTCTTAAGCTTCTGAAGGTAATTGATGAGAATGATTTGCTTTCGGGTCAGGGAACGATTCTGTGCGAACATGGTTCTGATGTAGAACTCCCTGATACATTCGGAAGACTGGTTCAGCGGAAACATGAAAATTACGGGATAATATCTATCTCTATCTACAGCTGGGCAGAATAA
- a CDS encoding YlbG family protein, whose protein sequence is MLGQRQGIIVWLYSLKQAKMLRRFGNVHYVSKRLKYVVLYCDLADTETIMEKINSYSFVKKVEPSYKPFLKTEFENSKPDKAKEYDYKMGI, encoded by the coding sequence ATGCTTGGTCAAAGGCAAGGAATAATTGTATGGCTTTATTCATTAAAACAGGCGAAAATGTTAAGAAGATTTGGAAATGTGCATTATGTTTCAAAACGGCTGAAATATGTAGTGCTATATTGTGATCTTGCCGATACGGAAACAATTATGGAGAAGATAAACTCCTACTCTTTTGTTAAAAAAGTGGAGCCATCCTATAAGCCGTTCCTTAAAACGGAATTTGAAAATTCCAAACCGGACAAGGCTAAAGAATATGATTATAAAATGGGAATCTAA
- a CDS encoding stalk domain-containing protein — protein sequence MWKASLLIFFILSGIISGMLFWQWQAYSEHAIALESSGAITQEIIVETRQKELKITQKIHGLMEQEEYRLVIPNTLFKWKCKNGAGEACDSADENPFTFFSSDDQMIFEYTVPINERNKALLLTDWFVKFPGQKAEGLSITISDSFKREGSWAAGIRLKARKKLDHINYYYFEGKGNVPTLYWQQKPLLKKDINNAEVYSEEIQAASFNFKKLNEIGDLPFLTIIFTDQYPEYKDENILITSPRTKIAQLEKNLITILFQRKFSEDSQTWVIDVFTAGLLDMKPSSSKGSAVLQELQGELTEDELKAFLMQVIKVNSLNAEKLDKLLSDVKGLNTHFFTMNTKSDAPFVPLYFQKEKKLLVSGAEKASIDLIYRDGKRLLPFAATMKALGFEVKILSSEETMLLSKGNNSYRFYLNKNVFIYNEEDYGLLENPLTNQNGTVFMEIQWFKSLFGVTAEEGEREIQLKAEPD from the coding sequence ATGTGGAAGGCATCCTTACTTATTTTTTTTATTTTGTCTGGAATCATTTCAGGCATGCTGTTTTGGCAGTGGCAGGCTTATTCTGAGCATGCGATTGCCTTGGAGAGTTCCGGGGCTATTACACAGGAAATCATAGTTGAAACACGTCAAAAAGAACTTAAAATCACCCAAAAGATACACGGACTCATGGAACAAGAAGAATATAGGCTTGTTATCCCCAACACTCTATTTAAATGGAAATGCAAGAATGGAGCCGGAGAAGCCTGTGATTCAGCAGACGAAAATCCTTTTACCTTTTTTTCTTCTGATGATCAGATGATATTTGAGTATACTGTACCGATAAATGAAAGAAATAAAGCATTATTGTTAACTGATTGGTTTGTGAAATTTCCCGGCCAAAAGGCTGAAGGCTTGTCCATAACTATTTCGGATTCTTTCAAAAGAGAGGGTTCGTGGGCTGCGGGAATCCGGCTAAAAGCCCGAAAGAAATTAGATCATATCAATTATTATTATTTCGAGGGCAAAGGGAATGTTCCAACTCTTTACTGGCAGCAAAAACCGCTGTTGAAGAAAGATATTAACAACGCAGAGGTATACTCAGAAGAAATCCAGGCAGCCAGCTTCAATTTCAAGAAACTAAATGAGATTGGAGATTTGCCATTCTTGACGATTATCTTTACTGATCAATACCCTGAATATAAAGATGAAAATATCCTTATTACCTCTCCTCGCACTAAGATTGCACAGCTGGAAAAAAATCTTATTACTATACTGTTTCAAAGAAAGTTTTCAGAGGACTCTCAAACCTGGGTAATCGATGTTTTCACAGCAGGCTTATTAGATATGAAACCCAGTTCTTCGAAAGGAAGCGCGGTCCTGCAGGAACTGCAGGGCGAGTTAACCGAAGATGAGCTGAAAGCCTTTCTTATGCAAGTAATAAAGGTGAATTCTCTGAATGCAGAAAAGCTGGACAAGCTCTTAAGTGATGTGAAAGGTCTTAACACACATTTTTTCACGATGAATACCAAAAGCGATGCTCCATTTGTTCCTCTGTATTTCCAGAAAGAAAAAAAGCTATTGGTGTCTGGTGCTGAGAAAGCAAGCATTGATTTAATCTATAGGGATGGAAAGAGGCTTCTTCCATTTGCAGCTACGATGAAGGCATTAGGATTTGAAGTTAAGATCCTATCCAGTGAGGAAACGATGCTTTTGTCAAAAGGGAATAACAGTTATCGGTTTTACTTAAATAAAAATGTTTTCATTTATAATGAAGAAGACTATGGACTGCTTGAAAATCCATTAACCAATCAAAACGGAACCGTATTTATGGAAATCCAATGGTTTAAATCACTCTTCGGAGTGACTGCTGAAGAAGGAGAAAGAGAGATTCAGCTGAAAGCTGAACCGGACTAA